A stretch of the Notamacropus eugenii isolate mMacEug1 chromosome 2, mMacEug1.pri_v2, whole genome shotgun sequence genome encodes the following:
- the NOTCH4 gene encoding neurogenic locus notch homolog protein 4 isoform X1, protein MQHPSTLLLLLISLPLTRGLSCERFPEPCANGGTCLSLPQGEETCQCAPGFLGERCQFPDPCQNAKPCQNGGSCESLFPNHQGTSSPHPPSFFCSCPPGFGGSWCQLKDPCLSYPCYHKGRCHVLPSGQPRCHCLAGWTGEHCQHHDFCKANPCANGGVCLATYPYILCDCPQGFEGNSCQHDVNECFQDSEICPIGATCHNILGSYKCLCPPGQDGPQCEFQVGPCSATGCQNGGTCQLALGSTTLHHCLCLPGFTGRKCEVNPDDCIGHSCQNGGTCQDGLNAYTCLCPETWAGRDCSEDVDECGTISPSRCQNGGTCQNTPGSFHCVCVSGWGGPNCEENLDDCASATCAQGSTCIDRVGSFTCLCPPGLTGLLCQLQDMCLSQPCHPKAQCSTNPISGAMLCLCQPGYSGPTCHQDLDECQMVHQSLSPCEHGGSCLNTPGSFNCLCTPGYTGSRCETDHNECLSQPCHPGSTCLDLLATFHCLCPPGFEGQLCEMEINECKSEPCQHQGICHDQVNGFLCECLPGFTGPHCEEDVDECASSPCAHGGKCQDQPGAFQCQCPSGFEGPQCQVEIDECLSDPCSSGSTCLDLHGSFSCNCPQNVTGRLCEFSLCPLTLCPPKWECQAESQCLCPDGNPSCPPAKDNCTCKHGQCQGSTCVCDVGWTGQDCEEELGGCVSEPCAHGGTCHPWSHGYNCTCPTGYTGPTCSEEVTKCDSRPCLNGGSCTPTPEGYSCTCLPSYTGSHCQISRDHCISALCLNGGTCMDGTSTFICLCPMGFKGTYCEEKAPPNCADRPCRNGGTCQEGLEGLHCLCPHGYTGDRCQNPLDLCAPNPCQHNAYCFQTGSSFQCLCPGGWTGSLCELPLSLCQVAALNQGIEVSSLCQNGGLCMDDGMSHFCQCPPGFQGSSCQDKVNVCELGPCQHGATCMAHPNGYFCQCAPGYHGQNCSEVDACQSQPCHNHGTCSSVPGGFHCSCPPGFVGLRCEGDVDECLDQPCYPAGTVACHPLANAFFCQCLPGYTGQRCEEKLDACKSQPCSHGGTCEVVVGSHLGFTCHCPEGFEGPTCLHGAPSCGPYHCHHGGLCLTSSQPGSVPHCACLRGYGGPDCLLPPVPQGCGFPSPCLHNGSCIESHGVKGPGGSSFHCSCPPGFLGPRCQTSEAQGCKGRGGDGACDPDCSSPDGAWDGGDCSLGIPDPWKGCPLHVRCWLLFRDGQCHPQCNNEECLFDGYDCETPQTCIPAYDQYCQDHFHNGHCEKGCDTAECGWDGGDCRTTASNPETGPSLALLVVLSPTNLDQQLPTLARVLSLVLRVGLWVRKDQEGREMVYPYPGPQAEEELRRNRNNPQQERTAPPTHLSNKDTDTLPAGFVVVLGVDSSRCGSAPPTSRCPWDPGFLLRFLAAMAAVGALETLLPGPLLVAHPQEGTAPLAPHLPWPVFFSPVAGVILLVLSGLLVLQLIRRRRREHGALWLPPGFSSRPRSRARPAPRGRRPPLGEDSIGLKPLKPETEADEDGVVICSGPEEGEEIYQAEEGVPPPKRQLWPLSGRGQECLQVAMLTPPQEPENEAPDVDACGPDGVTPLMSAVCCGGSEPKIQEGPQGTEPWEPLLGGGANPQTHTVGSGETPLHLAARFSRLPAARRLLEAGANPNEPDRMGRTPLHTAVAADAREVCQLLLRSRQTSVDARTEDGTTPLMLAARLAAEDLVEELIAAQADVGARDKWGKTALHWAAAVNNARAASALLQAGADKDAQDSREQTPLFLTAREGAVEVARLLLEAGAARGLRDQAGFGPQDIARRRGHWDLLTLLEGEGLPESRPSLRHKASLGSVGGDKTEKGAFPRTRTFPRGGAFPRGRMTSGGGNTHGGGAYPPGRTMSMDAAPHGGAAFPRSRSLSGGRAPPLRGLRSPASMRGARHDPRLLLARSREHRSEATTGGWPYDWVALGTCGPTPRTPVPPPCLTPSLEQSSPEAAWVPNPSE, encoded by the exons ATGCAGCACCCCTCCacgctgctgctgctactgatcTCCCTACCACTGACCAGAG GACTGTCATGTGAGAGGTTCCCAGAGCCCTGTGCCAATGGGGGCACCTGCCTGAGCTTGCCCCAGGGTGAAGAAACCTGTCA GTGCGCCCCAGGCTTCTTGGGTGAGAGGTGCCAGTTTCCAGATCCTTGCCAGAATGCCAAGCCCTGCCAGAACGGAGGCAGTTGTGAGAGCCTGTTCCCCAATCACCAGGGcacttcctccccccaccctcccagtTTCTTCTGCTCCTGTCCCCCTGGCTTTGGAGGATCATGGTGCCAACTCAAAGACCCCTGCCTGTCCTATCCCTGTTACCATAAAGGCCGATGCCATGTCTTGCCTTCTGGCCAGCCTCGATGTCACTGTCTAGCTGGATGGACAG GTGAGCACTGCCAGCATCATGACTTCTGTAAAGCAAACCCCTGTGCCAATGGAGGGGTCTGTCTGGCCACATACCCCTATATTCTATGTGACTGCCCCCAAGGCTTTGAGGGCAATAGCTGTCAACATGATGTCAACGAGTGTTTCCAGGACTCAGAGATCTGCCCCATAGGTGCCACCTGCCACAATATACTGGGCTCCTACAAATGTCTCTGTCCCCCAGGGCAGGATGGGCCCCAATGTGAATTCCAGGTAGGGCCCTGCTCTGCTACAGGCTGCCAAAATGGGGGCACCTGCCAACTAGCTCTTGGGTCCACCACTCTGCACCACTGCCTCTGCCTCCCAG GTTTCACAGGCCGGAAGTGTGAAGTGAATCCAGATGATTGCATTGGACACAGTTGTCAGAATGGAGGCACCTGCCAAGATGGACTAAATGCCTACACCTGTCTCTGCCCTGAGACCTGGGCAG GACGGGACTGTTCAGAGGATGTGGATGAGTGTGGAACCATTAGCCCCTCAAGATGCCAGAATGGCGGTACCTGTCAGAACACCCCTGGCAGctttcactgtgtgtgtgtgagtggctGGGGTGGCCCAAACTGTGAAGAGAACCTGGATGACTGTGCTTCTGCCACTTGCGCCCAAGGGTCTACATGCATTGATAGAGTGGGCTCCTTCACTTGCCTCTGCCCCCCAGGTCTCACAG GTCTTCTATGCCAGCTACAAGACATGTGTCTGAGTCAGCCCTGCCACCCCAAAGCCCAATGCAGTACCAACCCCATCTCAGGAGCCATGCTTTGTCTATGCCAGCCTGGCTACTCCGGCCCCACCTGCCACCAGGATCTGGATGAATGTCAGATGG TCCACCAAAGCCTTAGTCCCTGTGAACACGGTGGCTCCTGTCTCAACACCCCAGGATCCTTCAACTGCCTCTGCACCCCAGGCTACACCGGCTCCCGATGCGAGACTGACCATAATGAGTGTCTATCTCAGCCCTGTCACCCTGGCAGCACCTGTCTTGACCTGCTCGCCACTTTCCACTGCCTCTGTCCTCCAG GTTTTGAGGGACAGCTATGTGAGATGGAGATAAACGAGTGTAAGTCAGAACCCTGCCAGCATCAGGGAATCTGCCATGATCAAGTGAATGGCTTCCTGTGCGAATGCCTTCCTG GCTTCACTGGCCCCCATTGTGAGGAGGATGTAGATGAGTGTGCCAGCTCTCCCTGTGCCCATGGTGGAAAGTGCCAAGACCAGCCTGGGGCCTTTCAGTGCCAGTGTCCTTCAG GATTTGAAGGTCCTCAGTGCCAGGTGGAAATAGATGAATGTCTTAGTGACCCCTGCTCCTCAGGATCTACCTGTCTTGATCTTCATGGCTCCTTCTCCTGCAATTGCCCCCAAAATGTTACAG GACGACTCTGTGAGTTCTCCTTGTGCccactcaccttgtgccctccaAAGTGGGAATGTCAAGCAGAAAGCCAGTGCCTCTGCCCTGATGGAAACCCCAGCTGTCCCCCTGCCAAAGACAACTGTACCTGCAAACATGGACAATGCCAAGG ATCTACATGTGTGTGTGATGTGGGTTGGACAGGGCAAGATTGTGAGGAGGAGCTGGGGGGCTGCGTTTCAGAGCCTTGTGCCCATGGGGGTACATGCCATCCTTGGTCCCATGGCTACAACTGCACCTGCCCCACTGGATACACAG GCCCCACCTGCAGTGAGGAGGTGACCAAGTGCGACTCCAGGCCATGTCTTAATGGTGGCTCCTGCACCCCTACCCCTGAAGGTTACTCTTGCACCTGCCTGCCTAGCTATACTGGGTCCCATTGCCAGATTAGCAGGGACCACTGCATATCTG ccttATGTCTCAATGGGGGCACCTGTATGGATGGAACCAGTACCTTTATCTGCCTTTGTCCCATGGGATTCAAAGGGACATATTGTGAAGAGAAAGCTCCCCCGAACTGTGCAGACAG ACCCTGTAGGAATGGGGGGACCTGCCAAGAAGGCTTGGAGGGACTTCACTGCCTCTGCCCTCATGGTTACACCGGAGACAGATGCCAG AACCCCCTGGACCTCTGTGCTCCAAATCCCTGTCAACACAATGCCTACTGCTTCCAGACTGGCTCCTCCTTTCAGTGTCTTTGCCCTGGGGGCTGGACAGGGTCTCTCTGTgaactgcctctctctctctgccaagTGGCTGCCCTGAACCAAG GCATAGAGGTCTCTTCCTTGTGTCAGAATGGAGGGCTCTGCATGGATGATGGTATGTCCCATTTCTGTCAGTGCCCACCTGGGTTCCAAGGCAGCTCATGCCAGGACAAAGTGAATGTGTGTGAGTTGGGGCCCTGCCAGCACGGGGCTACATGTATGGCCCATCCCAATGGGTACTTCTGCCAG TGTGCCCCTGGCTATCACGGACAGAACTGCTCAGAAGTGGATGCTTGTCAGTCCCAACCTTGCCATAATCATGGCACCTGTTCCTCAGTCCCTGGTGGCTTCCACTGTTCCTGCCCCCCTGGCTTTGTAGGACTGCGCTGTGAGGGTGATGTGGATGAATGCCTGGACCAGCCTTGCTACCCTGCAGGCACTGTGGCCTGCCATCCTCTGGCCAATGCTTTCTtctgccagtgtctcccaggATACACAG GTCAGAGGTGTGAGGAAAAGTTGGACGCCTGCAAGAGTCAGCCCTGCTCCCATGGTGGAACCTGCGAAGTGGTAGTTGGAAGTCACCTTGGCTTTACCTGCCACTGCCCTGAG GGTTTTGAGGGTCCCACCTGCCTCCATGGTGCCCCTTCCTGTGGCCCCTACCACTGCCATCATGGGGGCCTCTGTCTGACCTCTTCCCAGCCAGGCTCTGTCCCTCACTGTGCCTGCCTCAGAGGTTATGGGGGCCCTGACTGCCTGCTTCCTCCAGTCCCTCAGGGTTGTGGATTTCCTTCTCCTTGCCTACACAATGGCAGCTGCATAGAGTCCCATGGAGTGAAGGGCCCTGGTGGCTCTAGTTTCCATTGTTCCTGCCCCCCTGGGTTCCTAGGGCCTCGATGCCAAACATCTGAGGCACAGGGATGTAAAGGTCGAGGTGGAGATGGAgcctgtgatcctgactgcagtaGTCCTGATGGTGCCTGGGATGGGGGAGACTGCTCCCTGGGGATCCCAGATCCCTGGAAGGGCTGCCCTCTCCATGTTCGATGCTGGCTCCTCTTCAGAGATGGGCAGTGTCACCCACAATGCAACAATGAGGAGTGTCTGTTTGATGGCTACGACTGTGAGACCCCCCAAACCTGCAT TCCAGCCTATGACCAGTACTGCCAGGATCACTTCCACAACGGACACTGCGAGAAAGGTTGTGACACTGCAGAGTGCGGCTGGGATGGAGGGGACTGTAGGACAACAGCCTCCAACCCTGAAACAGGTCCTTCTCTGGCCCTGCTGGTGGTATTGAGCCCTACTAACCTAGACCAGCAGCTGCCCACCCTTGCCCGGGTTCTCTCCTTGGTGCTGAGGGTGGGGCTATGGGTGAGGAAGGACCAAGAAGGCAGAGAGATGGTATACCCCTACCCTGGACCTCAAGCTGAGGAAGAGCTCCGCAGAAATAGAAACAACCCCCAACAAGAAAGAACAGCACCACCCACCCACCTCTCCAACAAAGACACTGACACCCTCCCTGCTGG ATTTGTGGTGGTGCTGGGTGTGGATTCATCCCGCTGTGGCTCTGCCCCTCCCACCTCCCGATGCCCATGGGACCCAGGCTTCCTGCTCCGCTTCCTAGCTGCAATGGCTGCTGTTGGGGCCCTGGAGACCCTATTGCCTGGGCCCCTGCTAGTTGCCCATCCCCAAGAAGGCACAG CACCCCTAGCACCCCACCTCCCCTGGCCTGTGTTCTTTTCCCCAGTGGCTGGGgtgattctcctggttctgagtGGGCTCCTGGTCCTCCAACTTATCCGGAGAAGGCGCCGGGAGCATGGGGCTCTCTGGCTGCCCCCTGGTTTCTCCAGTAGACCTCGATCTCGAGCAAGACCTGCCCCCCGTGGACGTCGGCCCCCTCTGGGTGAAGATAGCATTGGACTCAA gcCACTGAAACCAGAGACTGAGGCTGATGAGGATGGGGTTGTGATTTGTTCAGGTcctgaagaaggagaagagatataCCAG GCTGAGGAAGGGGTCCCACCACCCAAACGCCAACTCTGGCCTCTGAGTGGAAGAGGACAAGAGTGTCTCCAGGTGGCCATGCTTACCCCTCCCCAGGAGCCTGAGAATGAAGCCCCTGATGTAGATGCCTGTGGACCAG ATGGGGTAACCCCATTGATGTCAGCTGTGTGCTGTGGGGGATCAGAGCCTAAAATACAAGAGGGGCCACAGGGAACAGAGCCATGGGAACCACTCCTGGGTGGTGGGGCAAACCCCCAAACCCATACTGTGGGGTCAGGGGAGACCCCTTTGCACCTAGCAGCCCGATTCTCCCGTCTACCTGCTGCCCGACGCCTCCTTGAAGCTGGTGCCAACCCCAATGAGCCAGACAGAATGGGGCGTACCCCCCTCCACACAGCTGTGGCTGCTGATGCCCGAGAAGTCTGTCAG CTCCTTCTTAGGAGTAGGCAAACTTCAGTTGATGCTAGAACAGAGGATGGGACAACGCCCCTCATGCTGGCTGCCCGGCTAGCTGCAGAGGACCTGGTAGAAGAGCTGATTGCTGCCCAAGCAGATGTGGGAGCCAGAGATAAATGGG GAAAGACAGCCCTACACTGGGCCGCCGCGGTGAACAATGCTCGGGCCGCCAGCGCCCTGCTCCAGGCCGGGGCCGACAAGGACGCTCAGGACAGCAGG GAGCAAACGCCGCTCTTCTTGACTGCCCGGGAAGGGGCGGTGGAAGTGGCCCGGTTACTACTGGAGGCAGGGGCGGCCCGGGGATTGCGGGACCAGGCGGGGTTCGGACCCCAAGACATCGCCCGTCGGCGCGGACACTGGGACCTGCTGACGCTCCTAGAAGGGGAAGGGCTTCCGGAGTCTCGGCCCTCTTTGCGTCACAAAGCCTCCCTGGGCTCGGTGGGTGGAGACAAGACCGAGAAAGGCGCCTTCCCGCGCACTAGGACCTTTCCTAGAGGCGGGGCTTTTCCGCGCGGCCGGATGACGTCAGGAGGAGGAAACACGCACGGGGGTGGGGCTTACCCTCCCGGTCGAACAATGTCAATGGATGCGGCTCCGCATGGGGGCGCGGCCTTCCCCCGTAGCCGGAGCCTCTCAGGAGGTAGAGCCCCGCCCCTTCGCGGCCTGAGGTCCCCAGCAAGCATGCGCGGAGCTCGACATGATCCTAGGTTACTCTTGGCTCGATCCCGCGAACACAGAAGCGAAGCTACAACAGGAGGCTGGCCTTATGATTGGGTGGCTCTGGGAACCTGTGGCCCCACCCCCAGGACTCCGGTCCCGCCCCCATGCCTTACTCCCTCTCTTGAGCAAAGTTCCCCCGAAGCAGCCTGGGTACCCAATCCCTCGGAGTGA